CTTGAGGCGCTAATTGTGCAACAGCTTCAGCCGCTATACGTGCTAGGTTAATCTGAGTGAAGTGCTCAGGCATGATGGTTTCAGGGCTTAAACGGCATAGGGTGAGTAATTGCTGTATGACATGCGTGCAACGATCAACGCCAGCAATCACCTGTTTTAAATGCGTATAGCATTCTTGTGGATCGGCTGCTTTAAGGGCGAGTTGCGCTTGGGTTTTCAGTGCGGCGAGTGGCGTGTGCAGTTCATGCGCTGCATCCGCGGCAAAGCGTTGTTCGCGCTCAAAGGCTTGTTGCAGACGTGAAAAAAGTTTATTGAGTTCATCGGCTAAAGGACTAATCTCTATAGGTATTTCATTGAGATTAACCGGTTCAAGATGATCCGCAGCACGTTCAGCAAGCTCTTTAGCAAAAAAGCGAATACTTTTTAAACTACTGCCAATAATAAGCCAGATAAAAAGTCCAGATAAGGGATAAACGAGTAATGTGAGATAAGCATCATCGATGAGCATGTGGCGAATCAAGGTATAACGCGACGTATGTTTTTCCCCAATTGCAAGGATTAAACCTTGTTGATGATCATAAATAGTAAAGGTGCGCCATTTATTTCCAGCAATGATTTTATTGCTAAGTCCAGGTTTTCCAATTAAAGGAATAGTAGGGGCTTGAGGTGAATTGAGTAGTAGTTTGCCATCACTATCCCATAATTGAAATTTATAACGATTATTTTCTTTGATGATTTCATCTAGTTTAAACTTATCTTCTTCAATAAGCGCTTTTTTCAGGGAAGGATGCGCGTTTAATTGCGATTGAATAGCTTGAAGTTTAGCAGGTATTGCTAAGTCTGGCGTATGCATAATCGTCTTGATTAACGAACCCGTCTCTACTAATGAACTATCTAAAGTTTCATTGATGGCTTGGTTATCAATATAATAATTACCGAGTGCGGTAATGATAATCATAGCGATGACAGTCGTAACCAGATTAAATAATAAAAATCGCCTAATGGATAGGATGGTGTACATTAATTATTTTCCTTTTCCGCCATATAACCTACGCCACGAATAGTACGTATAAAATTAATGCCCGCTAATTTTTTTCGTATATTATGTACATGCACTTCAAGTGTATTACTGTCGATTTCATCGTCCCAGCCATACAGACATTGATTGAGTGAGTCGCGAGAAATGACATGGCCTGCATTTTCTAATAATTTTTGTAGTAAGCTAAATTCTCGGCGAGAGAGGTTGATGGCTTGTCCTTTGGCTGTGACAGAGAATGAGCTGGGATCGAGTTGAATATCGCGGTACGTTAAAACAGATACGGCTCGATTACTGGAAAAACGGCGTTGCAAAGCACGGATTCTTGCCGATAATTCATCAAGATCAAAAGGCTTGGTTAAGTAATCATCTGCACCACCGTCTAGGCCTTTTATTCTATCTTCCACCGCATGGCGAGCAGTTAGGATCAGAACAGGCGTGGTTATTCCGGCTGCGCGCATTTCACTTAAAACGGATAAGCCTGCTAAACCCGGTAGATTTAAGTCGAGTAAGATAACATCAAAGCTTTCTGCCTTAATAAAGCTTAGGGCTGTTTTTCCATCCTTTAGCCAATCGACTGTATAACCATAGTGTTTGAGCCCTTTATAAATGCCATCCCCTAAGGACTCATCATCTTCAACTAAAAGAATGCGCATGCTTTCCTCTTTTTATTATTATTTCTAGTACAATGCTTTTGTAGTGTAGACTGGCCAAAAATGTTTAAAAAATCGGTTGATCCTGGGGTTTATACCTTCTGGATTTGACGAAAATTACATAAAGACTAAAAATACTTACATAAGCTTGATAAATTACCACGATATTTCCATATAAAAATAGGTATAAATCCCTATTTTTGAAAGAGGTCTAATAAACTGTATAAGCCATTAAATGTCAATACGGTTTCTGTGAAAAAGCTAAGTCAGTGGCCTAGCCTTAAAGGCTTCTTAATAAGGTTTGAAGCTCTGCTTCTGTTAAACAAGTAACCCCTAATTTTTTAGCCTGACTGAATTTTGAGCCGGGATCCTTGCCTACGACCACATAATTTGTTTTTTTGCTGACACTACTACTGACTTTTGCGCCTTGTTCTTGAAGTTGATGGGTGGCTTCTTCACGGCTTAAATCATTTAAACTGCCGGTTAAGACAAAGGTTTTTCCTGCCAGTGGTGTTTGTTTTTTATTTAAGGTGGGTTTGGGCCAATGGATACCCGCCGCCAAGAGACGTTGAATGATTTCTTTATTGTGTGTTTGGGTGAAGAATTTCTTGATATGCGTCGCAACGATGGGGCCAATATCAGAAATGGATTGAAGATACGTTTCATCCGTCTGCATTAAGGGTTGGAGTTGTTGAAAGTGTTGAGCGAGATTTAAAGCCGTAGAAATACCGACATCACGTATGCCTAGGGCATATAGAAAACGGGAAAAACTCGTATTTTTACTGGCTGCAATGGCACGACAGAGCTTGGCCGCTGATTTTTCGCCCAAGCGTTCTAAACCAGCTAATTGAATGGTGGTGAGAGTATATACATCGGCTACATCCTTAATCAGCGATTTTTCTACAAGTTGATCAACGATTTTATTACCCAGACCTTCGATATTCATGGCTTTGCGTGAAGCAAAATGCTTAATAGCTTCTTTAAGTTGTGCAGGGCAATATAAACCACCATTACAGCGTGCTACGGATTCAGAGGCTAATTTAGTAACTTCTGAACCACAGGCGGGGCAGTTTTTGGGTAGCTGTATCCGGTGTGTGTGTTGGGGACGTTTTTCTTTAATAACACGAACGACCTCTGGAATGACATCCCCAGCACGGCGTACAACAATGGTATCGCCTACGCGTATATCTTTGCGATTCACTTCATCGATATTGTGTAATGTGGCGTTACTCACGGTCGCACCGCCGACAAAGACCGGTTCTAAGCGTGCGACAGGAGTTAGGGCACCCGTACGCCCTACTTGAAACTCAATCGCTAAAACGCGGCTTAATTCTTCTTGTGCGGGGAATTTATGTGCCAGTGCCCAACGGGGTGCTCGGGATATAAATCCCAAGCGTTGCTGTAATGCCAATGCATTGACTTTATAAACGACACCATCAATTTCATAGGGCAGTTGGGGCCGTTGTGCACCCATTTTGTGGTAGTAGTCTAAACAAGCTTCGATGCCTTGTGCACGTTGCGTTTGTGGGCAGCAAGGCAGGCCCCATTGTTCGAATTGTTGTAAAATAGCAGTATGTTTATCGGCTAATTGACCTTTTTTAACGGCACCGACACTGTGAGTAAAAAAAGCTAAGGCACGTTGTGCGGTTATTTTCGGATCCAATTGACGTAGGCTGCCTGCTGCCGCGTTACGCGGATTAACAAAGGTTTTTTCACCGGCTTGTTGTAATTTTTGATTGAGTTGCTGAAAAGCTTTTTTAGGCATATAAACTTCGCCACGTACTTCCAAGGTATCGGGATAATCCGATCCGCGTAATTGTAATGGGATACTTAAAATAGTTCGGCTATTTAAGGTGATATCTTCACCGATATTTCCATCACCACGTGTGGCTGCACGGATTAATTTTCCATGTTGATACGTTAAACTAACCGCGATGCCATCCAGTTTAGGTTCACATGCATATTCAATTGCTTTGTCACACCCCAGTCTATCCTGAATGCGTTTATTAAAAGCTAAAACTTCTTGATCAGAAAAAGCATTGTCCAGTGAAAGCATGGGCATTGCATGCTCAATTTGATTAAAACTGGTTAAAGGTGTTGCGCCTATGCGTTGGGTGGGTGAATCTTGTGTAATAAGTTCGGGATGTTGTTTCTCGAGTGTTTGTAATTCGCGAAAAAGTTTATCAAAGGAGACATCGCTGATCTGTGGATCATCGAGGATATGGTAACGGTAATTATGTTCATTGATTTTTTTTTTAAGTGCGGTGATTTTTTTTATAAGCGCGGGTGATGGTTTAGGCATAACTATAGAGTTTTGAACGATAATGCGTTAATACGTAATCAGTGAGTGGTTGACGTTGTCCGTCACACAGCTGGCCACCTAAATCTTGAATAAGTAGTTGTGCCGTCTCTAGCATTAATTCAAAGTTAGCCAGCGCATTTTTATCTTTAAGTGACATAAATAAACATAATCCCGGGGCTAGGATCTCAGCAATGTGTGTCAGATCAAACGTACCCGGCTCAACCGCCGAAGCCAGACTAAATAAGCGCGCGCTTTTTTCATTTTGATCTTCATAGTAATGGAAGATGTTCATAGCACCATAGTAAAATCCAGCGCTACTCAGTGTTTGTACTAATTCATAGCCTGCATAAGGTCTTTCTTCGGCGGCGAGTAAATGCAGAATGATAAGCGATTCTGTTCCATTTGCACTAGTTTCTTTTATATTGATTTCACTCATGGATTTATCAAGTATGGACGCTTCTTCCTCTTCTCTACTTGAATAATGTGGTATTGTTTTATAGAGGTTTTTAGAAGGCATTGTTGATAGTATTTTATCGTCGTCTTCGTCTTCTTTTTTGCTACGGAAATCGCCATATTGCCAAATAACAAGAATTAACCCGAGAAACCCAAGAAAAACAATACCGGGTAGAATGATTAGTAAATAATCGATATCCATATTCTACATTCTCCAAAAGATCTCAGTTTCGTCATTGCGATTGCCACGCACTACGCGCTCGCAATGACGGAAGACGCGCGGCAATCTAAAATATCGTAACCTGGATGGCCACGCTCATTGCATTCGCTCGCCATGACGCTGTTTTTTTAAATTCTAGGCTTAAGCAGATGCAATGGCTATCGCTTTTTCAATATCTACCGTGACTAAGCGCGATACGCCGGGTTCATGCATCGTAACGCCGGCTAAATGTTGTGCCATTTCAATAGCGACTTTATTATGGCTAATAAAGATAAATTGTACATCGGTAGCCATTTCTTTTACCAATTTACAAAATCTAAGCACATTGGTGTCATCGAGCGGCGCATCTACTTCATCCAACATACAAAAAGGTGCTGGATTAAGTTGGAAAAATGAAAATACTAAAGCGGTTGCAGTCAGTGCTTTTTCTCCACCCGATAATAATTGGATGCTGCTATTACGCTTTCCAGGTGGTTGAGCCATGATGCAAATGCCGCTACTCAATAAATCAGGATCTTGAAGTTGTAGTGATGCTTCGCCACCAGAAAATAAACGCGGAAATAAGTCTTTAAAGTTCTGGTTAATTTTATCAAATGTTTCTTTAAACCGACTGCGTGTTTCCTTGTCCATTTTTTGGATCGCGGTTTTTAAGGTTTCTAAGGCTTGCTCTAGATCCTGGTGTTGTGCATCTAAATAGATTTTTCGTTCTGAAACCGATTGGTGTTCTTCTAAGGCGGCTAGATTAACCGCACCAATTTGTTCAATACGCTGTGTTATTTCGCTAAGCTGTGTCTCATAGCTTGAAATATCGGCTTCATCCGGTAATTCTTTTAGCAGTGTTTCTACTTCATAGGCTTGTTCGTGTAGCTGTTCTTCCAGTGTTTTAGCACGTACGCGTAGTTCTTGGCACTGCAGACGTCGCTGTTCTAGATCATCACGATCCAGACTAAGATCTGTCTCTAAAGTTTGTGTCTGTTGTTCCTTGTGCTTCAAACGTTGCTCAATGTCTTGAAGGGTTGCTTGGCTTTGTTTGAGCTTATTTGCCAGTGTATAGCGTTGATCGTTTAGAGAATCCAGTTGCTGTTTTATCGCGTGTAAAGGACTTTCTGCGCCTGCTAGCGTTTGTTGCAGATGAGAAACCCGTTCTTTTAGCTGTGTTTGTTGCTGCTGTAAGCGTGCAATCGTTTCTTCTAGGGTTTTAAATTGATGTTCTGCCGTTTGTTTACGTAGTTCGAGTTGATGGCGTTGGCTTTCATCTGCTTTGGCTTTTTGTGTCGCATCGCTTAATTTTTTTTGTAGTTGGGTTTTGTTTTCAAGTAAAGCTTCACGTTGTGGCTGTACTTCATCAAGCTGTGCTTGTGTGCTTATTTGCTCCTGTCTGATTTGCTGCCATTTTATTTCCATTTTATCGCATTGGGCTTTATTTTCTTGCAGTTCTTGCTGAATGCGTTGTAGGCGTTGTTTTGCCTGCGACAACCGAGCTTCTTTGATTTGATGGCGTGCTTTTAAATCCGCGTGACCGGACAGCAATTCACTTAATTGTTTTTGTTTTTCTATTAATTTTTCTTCTAGCGCTTTAAGCTGTTTTTGTTTAGTCGTGTAATCAGCTTGTTGTGTATCAATTTGTGTTTGGATAGCGTGCTGTTCTTTTTGTAAGGTGTTTATTTCACGCTCACGTTGTAGGAGTCCTGTCTGGACCGTGTTGTTGTTACTTAAACTAAGCCAATGATTACCTAAGCAAACACCCTCACGGGTAATAATCGATTCATAGCCTTTTAATTGTTTGCTGTGCGTCAGTGCTTCCGATAGTGTTTCTGCGACATAAACGCCGGCTAATAAGTTATCAAGTGGCCAAGGCGCGGTTAATTTTGTACTTAGTCGCGGCAGAGGTAGTTGTGATTCAAATTGCAATGAGGTGTGTTCACACGGCGTAGATTTTGCCATTAAGCTAACCGAGCTATCAGGCAGTGATTGATTAAAAAAGTCATCTAAGGAATCGCGATCGGTGAGACAAACCGCTTGTATATGCTGATTTAACGCGACTTCTACGGCACGTTCCCAGCCGGTTTCAACTTGCACTAATTGTGCAAGACGAGGATGTTCACTTAAGTTATGTTTTTTTAGCCAGCCCAGCAATGATTCTTCGCGTTGTCCCAACGCTTCTTGTTGCAATGCCATTAAAGAAGCGGTATGTCCCTGGTTTTTTTGCAGTTGGCTTTTACAATGATCTAATTCTTTAGCTAATTGCTGCAACGCCATGCGTTGTGCATTAATTTGTTGGGCGGTTTGTGTTTGCTCTAATTGAGCGCTGGCTTGTTTTTGCTGGGATTCTGTTAATGCGACCGTGAGATCGGCCATATCGTTATCGTTGCCTAGAATTTGATTCTGTTCCATTTGTTCTTGTTCTAATCGCTCAATGCGTTTTTTTAACATTGCCGATTGCTGTTGATAGTGTTGATGCTGCGTTTGTGCGACACGATTTTGCTGGGTTAATTGGGCAGCATGTGCTTGAAATTCTTCCCATTGTAACTGGCAATTTTTTAAGTCCAATTCGCTTTGTTTTAAGGCAGTTTGACTTTGTTCGGTGGTTTCTTGAGTGCTAGCCCATTCTTCATGTAAAATTGCTATCTCTTGATTCAAGCGGTTTTGTAGCGCTTGGTTTTCTTGAGATTGTTGCTCTAAGAAAATATTTTTTTGGCGAAGCTCACTTTCTTCCTGCTGATTTTGTTTAAATTGAGCGGTTTGGCTACGTAGTTTTTCTTCTAAACGCGTTATTTCATTGCCTAATTCATAATAACGGTTTTGCAACGTATCACAACCTGTTCTTATTATATTTTGCTGATCGCGATCATGGCTTAACTCTTTTAGCAGCGTTTGTTGTTGACCCTGTGTTTCATTAAGCTGTGCTTCGGTTTCAGCAATAGTGATTAACTGAGATTGCAATTGATTATTCAGTGTTCGATAGCGTAATGCTTGAAGATGGGCTTTGAGTAAGCGTTCTTCTTCTTTAAAGTTTTTATAACGTTCCGCCGCATTGGCTTGGCGTTGTAAATGTTTAGCTTGTTTAGCGAGTTCTTCTCTTAGATCATTTAATCGATTTAGATTTTCTTGCGTATGTTCTAGCCGGTTTTCCGTTTCGCGGCGTCGTTCTTTATATTTAGAAATTCCCGCCGCTTCTTCTATATAGGCACGTAATTCATCGGGCTTTGCTTCTACTACCCGCGAAATCATACCTTGTTCGATGATGGCATAGCTTCTGGGACCTAGGCCAGTACCTAGAAAGATATCCCGTATATCGCGACGTCTACAACGTGATCCATTGAGATAGTAGATGGATTGGCCTTCACGGGTGATTTCACGTCGTATAGAAATTTGTGCATAACTACTATATTGGCCACCTAGGCCGCCATCGGAGTTATCAAAGTTGAGCTCAATGGCGGCTTGGCCCAGGGGTTTACGTGTGGTACAGCCATTGAAGATGACATCGTCTAGAGATTGACCGCGTAGTTGTTTCGCAGAGCTTTCACCCATAACCCAGCGAATGGCATCGATAATATTCGATTTTCCACAGCCATTGGGTCCTACAATTGCTGTTAGATTGCTAGGAAAGGCGAGGGTAGTTGGGTCAACAAACGACTTGAATCCCGCTAATTTGATACTTTCTAAACGCATAGTAAGCCAAATAGTGATTTTAAGCTTCGAAGTATAGCATTTTCAGTAAATTCAGCGATATGGTTGTCAAGAGGAGGGGGAAGGGAATGGAGTGATATCGTTCAGACATACGCTGAGATAGCGTATGCCTGAACTACATCGAATCCTTTTAGATTATCTAACAGGATAATATCTACCATCTTGACCGCGATAGTAACGTACTTGTTGTTGGCTGTTGTTTCCTGTGCCGCGACCTAATGAGCTACCTGCAACAGCACCAATACCTGCACCAGCGATGGTAGCAACGGTTCGACCTGTACCGCCACCGATAGCGTTACCTAAAAGACCACCTACTGCAGCACCACCTAATCCACCGGCAACAGCGCGTTGGTCAGGAGACATACTGTCACAAGCTGTTAACCCAACGAGGGCAACGCCGATCAATAGAAAAGAATTGAATTTTTTCATGATTTATTCTCCACGAAGAAAAAATGACTGTATTGCTATTCACTGTCTATATAAGAAAAGTATAGTAGGGGTAGGGGTATTTGCCAGATAAAGCGTATATACCGCTTGTAAATGTGTATAATCTGGCAGGCAAAACGAGGGTCTAAAAGAAGGAAACTGCATGAAAAATATACAGCTTAAAATTCTGGATGCGCGCTTAGGACAAGATTTTCCGCTACCTGCGTATGCCACGGATGGGTCGGCAGGCCTTGATTTACGAGCCTGCCTGGCCGCAACAGTTCAATTATTGCCCAATCAGGTAGAATTGATTCCTACTGGATTAGCTATGCATATTGCACAGCCAGATATGGCTGCGGTTATTTTGCCACGCTCAGGGTTAGGGCATAAAAATGGCATTGTATTAGGTAATTTGATCGGCCTAATCGATTCGGACTATCAGGGTGAGTTAAAGATTTCTTGCTGGAATCGAGGTAAAGATAGCTTTGCTATTCAACCCGGGGATCGCATTGCCCAGCTGGTCTTTGTTCCTATCGTAAGAACGCAGTTTGATGTAGTCCCTGAGTTTATTGAAAGTGAGCGTGGGCAAGGCGGATTTGGGCATTCAGGGGTACAATAAAGAGAAGCATACAAATATTTGTATGCTTCGTTTTGATTTATGGACATTGGTTTGTTTGGCGTTTTGTAGCTTGTTTAATAGGTAAACGTTTAGATTTTTTGCATTTAAAGAAACCACAATCCCTATTAGTTTGCACTATATCTTTAACTAATCGTTTTTTCCGGGTTACAGGTGGTTGTTTCGGAGGGATGTCAGATTTATTTTCTATCGTATTTAATTCTTTTTCTTTTTTTAATAAAGGGTTCATAGAAAGAAGGACATTATAGG
This is a stretch of genomic DNA from Candidatus Rickettsiella viridis. It encodes these proteins:
- a CDS encoding response regulator, which codes for MRILLVEDDESLGDGIYKGLKHYGYTVDWLKDGKTALSFIKAESFDVILLDLNLPGLAGLSVLSEMRAAGITTPVLILTARHAVEDRIKGLDGGADDYLTKPFDLDELSARIRALQRRFSSNRAVSVLTYRDIQLDPSSFSVTAKGQAINLSRREFSLLQKLLENAGHVISRDSLNQCLYGWDDEIDSNTLEVHVHNIRKKLAGINFIRTIRGVGYMAEKENN
- the dut gene encoding dUTP diphosphatase: MKNIQLKILDARLGQDFPLPAYATDGSAGLDLRACLAATVQLLPNQVELIPTGLAMHIAQPDMAAVILPRSGLGHKNGIVLGNLIGLIDSDYQGELKISCWNRGKDSFAIQPGDRIAQLVFVPIVRTQFDVVPEFIESERGQGGFGHSGVQ
- the ligA gene encoding NAD-dependent DNA ligase LigA, translated to MPKPSPALIKKITALKKKINEHNYRYHILDDPQISDVSFDKLFRELQTLEKQHPELITQDSPTQRIGATPLTSFNQIEHAMPMLSLDNAFSDQEVLAFNKRIQDRLGCDKAIEYACEPKLDGIAVSLTYQHGKLIRAATRGDGNIGEDITLNSRTILSIPLQLRGSDYPDTLEVRGEVYMPKKAFQQLNQKLQQAGEKTFVNPRNAAAGSLRQLDPKITAQRALAFFTHSVGAVKKGQLADKHTAILQQFEQWGLPCCPQTQRAQGIEACLDYYHKMGAQRPQLPYEIDGVVYKVNALALQQRLGFISRAPRWALAHKFPAQEELSRVLAIEFQVGRTGALTPVARLEPVFVGGATVSNATLHNIDEVNRKDIRVGDTIVVRRAGDVIPEVVRVIKEKRPQHTHRIQLPKNCPACGSEVTKLASESVARCNGGLYCPAQLKEAIKHFASRKAMNIEGLGNKIVDQLVEKSLIKDVADVYTLTTIQLAGLERLGEKSAAKLCRAIAASKNTSFSRFLYALGIRDVGISTALNLAQHFQQLQPLMQTDETYLQSISDIGPIVATHIKKFFTQTHNKEIIQRLLAAGIHWPKPTLNKKQTPLAGKTFVLTGSLNDLSREEATHQLQEQGAKVSSSVSKKTNYVVVGKDPGSKFSQAKKLGVTCLTEAELQTLLRSL
- the smc gene encoding chromosome segregation protein SMC, coding for MRLESIKLAGFKSFVDPTTLAFPSNLTAIVGPNGCGKSNIIDAIRWVMGESSAKQLRGQSLDDVIFNGCTTRKPLGQAAIELNFDNSDGGLGGQYSSYAQISIRREITREGQSIYYLNGSRCRRRDIRDIFLGTGLGPRSYAIIEQGMISRVVEAKPDELRAYIEEAAGISKYKERRRETENRLEHTQENLNRLNDLREELAKQAKHLQRQANAAERYKNFKEEERLLKAHLQALRYRTLNNQLQSQLITIAETEAQLNETQGQQQTLLKELSHDRDQQNIIRTGCDTLQNRYYELGNEITRLEEKLRSQTAQFKQNQQEESELRQKNIFLEQQSQENQALQNRLNQEIAILHEEWASTQETTEQSQTALKQSELDLKNCQLQWEEFQAHAAQLTQQNRVAQTQHQHYQQQSAMLKKRIERLEQEQMEQNQILGNDNDMADLTVALTESQQKQASAQLEQTQTAQQINAQRMALQQLAKELDHCKSQLQKNQGHTASLMALQQEALGQREESLLGWLKKHNLSEHPRLAQLVQVETGWERAVEVALNQHIQAVCLTDRDSLDDFFNQSLPDSSVSLMAKSTPCEHTSLQFESQLPLPRLSTKLTAPWPLDNLLAGVYVAETLSEALTHSKQLKGYESIITREGVCLGNHWLSLSNNNTVQTGLLQREREINTLQKEQHAIQTQIDTQQADYTTKQKQLKALEEKLIEKQKQLSELLSGHADLKARHQIKEARLSQAKQRLQRIQQELQENKAQCDKMEIKWQQIRQEQISTQAQLDEVQPQREALLENKTQLQKKLSDATQKAKADESQRHQLELRKQTAEHQFKTLEETIARLQQQQTQLKERVSHLQQTLAGAESPLHAIKQQLDSLNDQRYTLANKLKQSQATLQDIEQRLKHKEQQTQTLETDLSLDRDDLEQRRLQCQELRVRAKTLEEQLHEQAYEVETLLKELPDEADISSYETQLSEITQRIEQIGAVNLAALEEHQSVSERKIYLDAQHQDLEQALETLKTAIQKMDKETRSRFKETFDKINQNFKDLFPRLFSGGEASLQLQDPDLLSSGICIMAQPPGKRNSSIQLLSGGEKALTATALVFSFFQLNPAPFCMLDEVDAPLDDTNVLRFCKLVKEMATDVQFIFISHNKVAIEMAQHLAGVTMHEPGVSRLVTVDIEKAIAIASA
- the zipA gene encoding cell division protein ZipA, translated to MDIDYLLIILPGIVFLGFLGLILVIWQYGDFRSKKEDEDDDKILSTMPSKNLYKTIPHYSSREEEEASILDKSMSEINIKETSANGTESLIILHLLAAEERPYAGYELVQTLSSAGFYYGAMNIFHYYEDQNEKSARLFSLASAVEPGTFDLTHIAEILAPGLCLFMSLKDKNALANFELMLETAQLLIQDLGGQLCDGQRQPLTDYVLTHYRSKLYSYA
- a CDS encoding ATP-binding protein yields the protein MYTILSIRRFLLFNLVTTVIAMIIITALGNYYIDNQAINETLDSSLVETGSLIKTIMHTPDLAIPAKLQAIQSQLNAHPSLKKALIEEDKFKLDEIIKENNRYKFQLWDSDGKLLLNSPQAPTIPLIGKPGLSNKIIAGNKWRTFTIYDHQQGLILAIGEKHTSRYTLIRHMLIDDAYLTLLVYPLSGLFIWLIIGSSLKSIRFFAKELAERAADHLEPVNLNEIPIEISPLADELNKLFSRLQQAFEREQRFAADAAHELHTPLAALKTQAQLALKAADPQECYTHLKQVIAGVDRCTHVIQQLLTLCRLSPETIMPEHFTQINLARIAAEAVAQLAPQAILKQIEIELVATDSEYKLLGNATGLHVLIRNLVDNAIRYTPHGGMVKVVILNLPHAIHLHVIDNGPGIPEKLRSRVFERFFRVLGNNAQGSGLGLAIVEQIAKLHHGSIHLDQPATETGLKVEVRFPRDKN
- a CDS encoding glycine zipper 2TM domain-containing protein, giving the protein MKKFNSFLLIGVALVGLTACDSMSPDQRAVAGGLGGAAVGGLLGNAIGGGTGRTVATIAGAGIGAVAGSSLGRGTGNNSQQQVRYYRGQDGRYYPVR